A single region of the Streptomyces vilmorinianum genome encodes:
- the treZ gene encoding malto-oligosyltrehalose trehalohydrolase, with translation MLFEVWAPQARDRVTLELNGAGHPLERDAERAGWWTGLATAGNGDRYGFSLDGGPVLPDPRSRRQPDGPDGLSAVVDHDAYVWFNEAPRLRLRAGVLYELHIGTFTPDGTLDAAAERLGELAGLGVTHVELMPLCPFPGTRGWGYDGVAPWAVHEPYGGPTALKRFVDTAHGLGMGVILDVVHNHLGPSGNHLPSFGPYFTDTHHTPWGAAVNLDAPGSDEVRAYLIGSALAWLRDYRIDGLRLDAVHALADTRALTFLEELSEAVDELAREQGRQHFLIAESDLADPRTTTPRVAGGLGVHAQWNDDFHHALHTALTGESQGYYADFARAPLAALAKTLTHVFFHDGTYSSFRGRHHGRPVDRVRTPAHRFLGYAQTHDQIGNRALGDRLSATLSPGLLACAATLVLTGPSVPMLFMGEEWGASTPWMYFTDHTDPELAEAVRQGRRREFAAHGWAEEDIPDPQEAATRDRSVLDRSERERAPHNRLLAWHRELIALRRTLPDLTDPDLAAVRVAFDEEARWLAFRRGVLRIAVNLGKEPAEIPLGTNGRDRVLAAWDPADAPGTDGLLRLPAESAVILTDA, from the coding sequence GGGCCGGCTGGTGGACGGGCCTCGCGACGGCCGGGAACGGCGACCGGTACGGCTTCTCCCTGGACGGCGGCCCCGTGCTGCCCGACCCCCGGTCCCGCCGCCAGCCGGACGGACCCGACGGCCTGAGCGCGGTCGTCGACCACGACGCGTACGTCTGGTTCAACGAAGCCCCTCGGCTGCGGCTGCGCGCCGGGGTCCTGTACGAGCTGCACATCGGGACCTTCACCCCCGACGGGACCCTGGACGCGGCGGCTGAGCGGCTCGGGGAGCTGGCGGGACTCGGCGTCACCCATGTGGAGCTGATGCCGCTGTGTCCTTTCCCCGGGACGCGCGGCTGGGGGTACGACGGCGTCGCGCCGTGGGCGGTCCACGAGCCGTACGGCGGGCCCACGGCGCTCAAGCGGTTCGTCGACACGGCGCACGGGCTCGGGATGGGCGTGATCCTGGACGTGGTCCACAACCACCTGGGCCCGTCCGGGAACCATCTGCCGTCCTTCGGCCCGTACTTCACCGACACCCATCACACGCCGTGGGGCGCGGCGGTGAACCTGGACGCGCCCGGCTCGGACGAGGTCCGCGCGTATCTGATCGGCAGCGCGCTCGCCTGGCTGCGGGACTACCGGATCGACGGGCTCCGCCTGGACGCGGTGCACGCTCTCGCCGACACCCGGGCGCTGACGTTCCTGGAGGAGCTCTCGGAGGCGGTGGACGAGCTGGCGCGGGAGCAGGGCCGCCAGCACTTCCTGATCGCCGAGTCGGACCTCGCCGATCCGCGCACGACGACGCCGCGCGTGGCCGGCGGCCTCGGCGTCCACGCGCAGTGGAACGACGACTTCCACCACGCCCTGCACACGGCGCTGACCGGCGAGTCGCAGGGCTACTACGCCGACTTCGCGCGCGCGCCGCTGGCGGCGCTCGCCAAGACGCTGACGCACGTCTTCTTCCACGACGGTACGTACTCGAGCTTCCGTGGCCGCCACCACGGCCGCCCCGTGGACCGGGTCCGCACGCCCGCGCACCGCTTCCTGGGCTACGCCCAGACGCACGACCAGATCGGCAACCGAGCGCTGGGCGACCGGCTCTCCGCGACCCTCTCCCCCGGTCTGCTCGCCTGCGCGGCGACGCTGGTCCTGACCGGGCCCTCGGTGCCGATGCTGTTCATGGGCGAGGAGTGGGGGGCGTCGACCCCCTGGATGTACTTCACCGACCACACGGACCCCGAGCTCGCGGAGGCGGTACGGCAGGGCAGGCGGCGGGAGTTCGCGGCGCACGGCTGGGCGGAGGAGGACATCCCCGACCCGCAGGAGGCGGCCACCCGGGACCGCTCCGTCCTGGACCGCTCGGAGCGCGAGCGCGCCCCGCACAACCGGCTCCTGGCCTGGCACCGCGAGCTGATCGCCCTGCGCCGCACGCTCCCGGACCTCACGGACCCGGACCTGGCCGCGGTCCGGGTCGCCTTCGACGAGGAGGCCCGCTGGCTGGCGTTCCGCCGCGGGGTGCTGCGGATCGCGGTCAACCTGGGCAAGGAGCCGGCGGAGATCCCCCTGGGCACGAACGGCCGCGACCGCGTCCTCGCGGCCTGGGACCCGGCCGACGCCCCGGGCACGGACGGCCTCCTACGCCTCCCGGCGGAGTCCGCGGTGATCCTGACGGACGCCTGA